A genome region from Thermomonospora amylolytica includes the following:
- a CDS encoding GNAT family N-acetyltransferase, whose protein sequence is MLIEAVGYDHPDAVRLVEAIQREMVERYGGPDETPVTPAEFAPPRGLFLVGYVGGTAVACAGWRSHGEDAELKRMYVDPSVRGNGLARRLLAEIERTAFQAGHRRVILETGDRQPEAVTLYRSAGYADVEPFGIYACAPGSIYLGKVLDVPAPAG, encoded by the coding sequence ATGCTGATCGAGGCGGTGGGATACGACCATCCGGACGCCGTCCGGCTGGTCGAGGCGATCCAGCGGGAGATGGTCGAGCGGTACGGCGGGCCGGACGAGACCCCGGTGACGCCGGCCGAGTTCGCTCCCCCGCGGGGGCTGTTCCTGGTCGGGTACGTGGGCGGCACGGCGGTGGCGTGCGCGGGCTGGCGTTCGCACGGGGAGGACGCCGAACTCAAGCGGATGTACGTGGACCCGTCCGTCCGCGGCAACGGGCTCGCCCGGCGGCTGCTGGCCGAGATCGAGCGCACCGCCTTCCAGGCCGGTCACCGCCGGGTCATCCTGGAGACCGGGGACCGCCAGCCCGAGGCCGTGACCCTGTACCGGTCGGCGGGTTACGCCGACGTCGAGCCGTTCGGCATCTACGCGTGCGCCCCCGGGTCGATCTATCTGGGCAAGGTGCTGGACGTTCCGGCGCCGGCCGGCTGA
- a CDS encoding ankyrin repeat domain-containing protein — protein MRNEGPFPPREAASWRRARRYGVPAWMIERATERRLAGDWRGACAAAGIDVRFDLAAVARNQGPAVAEALEEDLRHLAPDLLRWHLPRVGRGRDALTPGQTVLLGPSHGGPRLHLTTPWWMVHGPQRLALRFGTLESSSQDVYLETDWPYCSFWRNLVHDWSGARHLWDVRHTHELLERCGGGNDRAPFHDPDGTPRPAPQADPGPADPAGRTEWVTALHDAGDVEGAFAAAGIELDTEPFDLPEYWGADPVDPVFLLSRAPLALTRLEPEIRLLAERGGGARYWIPQTQHAALLLELGDRLRVRAVAHELWDDPWAGDSPPKPLRSAAPLPEAVWRRLPDLDLLRTGFPPERLHPLVHEALFPRAPARPAGPPPQPDPPAPVRVRCQGAWHEVWFRDGALRLPHTAEEQRREEAMRAFGGAQSGCFAAREAWRSGTGRLPRALRAQRDDLMARVHHGDTPGVLALLDAGVDPHVRDTRGRTLLHKLPLLDHEALLPRLLKAGLDLEARDVERRTPLFAAVVHGGSPALVEALLEAGARIDTVGEIHEEEIGLYRLIQLLGRDDLRFLADRIEDEHPGLLDRDW, from the coding sequence ATGAGGAACGAGGGGCCGTTCCCGCCCCGCGAGGCGGCCTCCTGGCGGCGGGCCCGCAGATACGGCGTGCCCGCCTGGATGATCGAGCGGGCCACCGAACGACGGCTGGCCGGCGACTGGCGGGGGGCCTGCGCCGCCGCCGGGATCGACGTGCGGTTCGACCTGGCGGCGGTCGCCCGCAACCAGGGTCCGGCGGTCGCCGAGGCGCTGGAGGAGGATCTCCGCCATCTCGCCCCCGACCTGCTGCGGTGGCATCTGCCGAGGGTCGGCCGCGGACGTGACGCGCTCACCCCCGGCCAGACGGTGCTGCTGGGGCCCTCCCACGGCGGGCCACGGCTCCACCTGACCACGCCGTGGTGGATGGTGCACGGCCCGCAACGGCTCGCCCTGCGCTTCGGCACCCTGGAGTCCTCGTCGCAGGACGTGTACCTGGAGACCGACTGGCCGTACTGCTCGTTCTGGCGCAACCTCGTGCACGACTGGTCCGGCGCCCGGCACCTGTGGGACGTCCGCCACACCCACGAGCTGCTGGAACGCTGCGGCGGCGGGAACGACCGGGCACCGTTCCACGATCCCGACGGCACGCCCCGCCCGGCCCCGCAGGCCGATCCGGGACCGGCCGATCCCGCCGGGCGCACCGAGTGGGTCACCGCGCTGCACGACGCCGGTGACGTCGAGGGGGCCTTCGCGGCGGCGGGCATCGAGCTGGACACCGAGCCGTTCGACCTGCCCGAGTACTGGGGCGCCGACCCGGTGGACCCGGTGTTCCTGCTGTCCCGCGCGCCGCTGGCGCTGACCCGGCTGGAGCCGGAGATCCGGCTGCTGGCCGAGCGCGGCGGCGGGGCACGGTACTGGATCCCGCAGACCCAGCACGCGGCCCTCCTGCTGGAACTCGGGGACCGGCTGCGGGTCCGGGCCGTCGCCCACGAGCTCTGGGACGACCCCTGGGCGGGCGACAGCCCGCCGAAACCGCTGCGGAGCGCCGCACCGCTGCCGGAGGCGGTCTGGCGGCGGCTGCCCGACCTGGATCTGCTGCGCACCGGGTTCCCGCCCGAACGCCTGCATCCCCTGGTCCACGAGGCGCTGTTCCCCCGGGCCCCGGCCCGCCCGGCCGGACCCCCGCCGCAGCCGGATCCGCCCGCCCCGGTGCGGGTGCGCTGCCAGGGCGCATGGCACGAGGTCTGGTTCCGCGACGGTGCGCTGCGGCTGCCGCACACCGCCGAGGAGCAGCGCCGCGAGGAGGCGATGCGGGCGTTCGGCGGGGCGCAGTCCGGCTGCTTCGCCGCCCGCGAGGCCTGGCGGTCCGGCACCGGCCGGCTGCCCAGGGCGCTCCGCGCCCAGCGCGACGACCTCATGGCCCGCGTCCACCACGGCGACACCCCCGGCGTTCTGGCGCTCCTGGACGCGGGCGTCGATCCGCACGTCCGCGACACCCGGGGCCGGACCCTGCTGCACAAGCTCCCGCTGCTGGACCACGAGGCCCTGCTGCCCCGCCTGCTGAAGGCCGGGCTGGACCTGGAGGCGCGGGACGTCGAGCGGCGCACCCCGCTGTTCGCCGCCGTCGTGCACGGCGGCTCGCCGGCGCTGGTCGAGGCGCTGCTGGAGGCGGGCGCCCGGATCGACACGGTCGGCGAGATCCACGAGGAGGAGATCGGCCTGTACCGGTTGATCCAGCTCCTGGGACGGGACGACCTGCGGTTCCTCGCCGACCGGATCGAGGACGAACATCCGGGGCTGCTCGACCGGGACTGGTGA
- a CDS encoding general stress protein, which yields MVTTPPLNRTLLRTEPIATFTDYAGAQQAVDRLSDLQFPVEHAVIVGADLRLVEQVLGRLTVLRATLSGAASGAWFGLLIGLFFAIFTPGGLSWLGVILAGLVWGAVAGALFGAVSHALTGGHRDFVSRSSFVASTYEVRVDSEYAARARDLLESGATP from the coding sequence GTGGTGACGACGCCGCCGTTGAACAGGACCCTGCTGAGAACCGAGCCCATCGCGACGTTCACCGACTACGCCGGCGCGCAGCAGGCCGTGGACCGCCTGTCGGACCTGCAGTTCCCGGTCGAGCACGCGGTGATCGTGGGGGCCGACCTGCGGCTGGTCGAGCAGGTGCTCGGCCGGCTCACGGTGCTGCGGGCCACGCTGTCGGGCGCGGCCTCCGGAGCCTGGTTCGGCCTGCTGATCGGGCTGTTCTTCGCGATCTTCACCCCGGGCGGGCTGTCCTGGCTGGGCGTCATCCTGGCGGGCCTGGTCTGGGGCGCGGTCGCCGGCGCCCTGTTCGGCGCCGTCTCGCACGCCCTGACCGGCGGCCACCGCGACTTCGTCTCCCGCAGCTCCTTCGTCGCCTCCACCTACGAGGTCCGCGTGGACTCCGAGTACGCCGCCCGAGCCCGCGACCTCCTGGAGAGCGGCGCCACTCCCTGA
- a CDS encoding HGxxPAAW family protein produces MSGSHGGRPSSWLVVAVSLLGFVVGGWALCVGPNWTLFGVGAGLVVLSGVLGLAVGIMSDVVLAENRAGHPIPQAKAADPAPEIAK; encoded by the coding sequence ATGTCCGGAAGTCATGGCGGCCGCCCCAGCTCCTGGCTGGTCGTCGCGGTGAGCCTGCTCGGCTTCGTCGTCGGCGGCTGGGCACTGTGCGTCGGCCCGAACTGGACGCTGTTCGGCGTGGGCGCCGGCCTGGTGGTCCTCAGCGGCGTCCTCGGCCTGGCGGTCGGCATCATGTCCGACGTCGTCCTCGCCGAGAACCGCGCCGGCCACCCCATCCCCCAGGCCAAGGCCGCCGACCCCGCCCCCGAGATCGCCAAGTGA
- a CDS encoding FtsK/SpoIIIE domain-containing protein encodes MRISLTALTGRGPRDLVIDADSEMSVGTIADAVFAAIDEKPPTIPQQRPAADASSSALWADGRMLDPQAQAVRELRDGAVIATDRRTAAATVLSEPTGLVEVRVAGGPAAGAVHRLGLGAHTLGGGEDVDLTVADPAVPPRSLRITVHRGSDDDSGVVVEASAHTTAFLDGHPLEGATPWPFGGLLRVGSTVLALAPSTAPDTHLEPLPGGGLAFNRPPRIGPAGRPKRLAVPRRPERGPRERLRLFGALLFSVFGLVMAYALGQWWWALLALSWPLIQVGEWASDRLHGRKSYRRALKEYRERSAAFADELDALRRLDEAERRAMRPDPAEALITATGPRRRLWERRITDDDTLHMRVGLADLPARIELTGLPDDADGDLQIPSPRPLARTVPVALHLTELGVLGLTGPRHASRALARWMVAQAAVQHSPRDLAIVVLSAEPDAAEHWNWVRWLPHCAPHAGEECLALVGTDPESVAHRVTELAIRITERRRARRHAPGLLGGGTATGTPDVPYNILVVLDGARALRRVPGMPHVLARGPEYGVYAVCIDDEERMLPEECAAVASWASPDTLRLRGCDLEAVGPVLADQVSVAWAERVARALAPIRDVSREDAAEAVPVQARLLDLLGMPDPTPGHVQDAWAATGGRSTRVPIGIAADGPFHVDLRADGPHGLVAGTTGAGKSELLQTLIAALAVANRPDEMTFVLVDYKGGAAFKDCAGLPHTVGMVTDLDGHLTERALQSLAAELRRREEILLAAGAKDIDDYAGLRSRAAAQPAGRYARPGAAAAPHRDVTLPPLPRLVLVIDEFAALAAELPEFVAGLVDIGRRGRSLGVHLILATQRPAGVVTADIRANTNLRIALRVTDPDESVDVIDSPEAADIPPSAPGRCYVRSGTAAPQAVQSARIGGRRPASRKGAPLSKSTGTPSVRAVPWDLLGRPLPSAGEPADDPETITDLAVLVGAVREAAARAGIPPQRSPWLDPLPERIRVSLRTAAGGSVVDVPPIEFGVTDLPETQSRQALALDLSRGGHLYVAGAAQSGRSTALRTLAGSLASAASPYDVHLYAIDCGGGGLLPLVSLPHCGAVVSRDQLDRCERLLAALSAEVARRQQLLAEAGFATLAEQRAAVAPSDRLPWMVLLLDRWEGFLGAFEHYDYGRLVDVFVRLLREGAAVGLRAVVTGDRTGLGGQVSTVFDRRLVLRMADPMDYGYAGLQERQVPAYMPPGRALEHTGPGRPVRESQIGLLADDPAGTAQVAALQKIARGCGERYGRMPRRLGPLHVDELPVRVTAREALVLDPDFTAPSALWALVGVGGDTLGPVGVDLLNEGPGFVVAGPPRSGRSTTLLTIVHSLLDPAVGGGLVPVLLLAPRRSPLRDLAGRPGVLGVLGADATEDELLEAIGDEHRYVVVADDAELLDETDLDDALRGVLRTARDGEHAVVIGGTTEDLGRGYRGFLADARRSRSGVLLSATSPDDGELFGLRLPRNAALSGPTGRALLVLTGTAAPIQVALPLES; translated from the coding sequence ATGCGGATCTCGCTCACCGCGCTGACCGGCCGGGGGCCGCGCGACCTGGTTATCGATGCCGATTCCGAAATGTCGGTCGGGACCATCGCCGACGCCGTTTTCGCGGCCATTGACGAGAAACCGCCGACGATTCCACAGCAGCGTCCCGCCGCCGACGCGTCATCCTCCGCACTGTGGGCGGACGGGCGGATGCTCGACCCGCAGGCGCAGGCGGTGCGCGAGCTGCGCGACGGCGCGGTGATCGCCACCGACCGCAGGACCGCCGCCGCCACCGTGCTGTCGGAGCCGACCGGGCTGGTGGAGGTGCGGGTGGCGGGCGGCCCGGCGGCCGGGGCGGTGCACCGGCTGGGCCTGGGCGCGCACACCCTCGGCGGCGGCGAGGACGTCGATCTGACCGTCGCCGACCCGGCCGTGCCGCCCCGCTCGCTGCGGATCACCGTCCATCGCGGCAGCGACGACGACAGCGGCGTCGTGGTGGAGGCGTCCGCGCACACCACGGCGTTCCTGGACGGGCACCCGCTGGAGGGCGCGACGCCGTGGCCGTTCGGCGGGCTGCTGCGGGTCGGCTCGACGGTGCTGGCGCTGGCCCCCAGCACCGCCCCGGACACCCATCTGGAGCCGCTGCCGGGCGGCGGGCTGGCGTTCAACCGGCCGCCGCGGATCGGCCCGGCCGGGCGGCCGAAGCGGCTGGCGGTCCCGCGCCGCCCCGAACGCGGCCCCCGGGAGCGGCTGCGGCTGTTCGGCGCGCTGCTGTTCTCGGTGTTCGGCCTGGTCATGGCGTACGCGCTGGGCCAGTGGTGGTGGGCGCTGCTGGCGCTGAGCTGGCCGCTGATCCAGGTCGGCGAGTGGGCCTCCGACCGGCTGCACGGCCGCAAGTCCTACCGCCGGGCGCTCAAGGAGTACCGGGAGCGCAGCGCCGCGTTCGCCGACGAACTGGACGCGCTGCGCCGCCTCGACGAGGCCGAACGCCGGGCGATGCGGCCGGACCCCGCCGAGGCCCTGATCACCGCCACCGGCCCGCGGCGGCGGCTGTGGGAACGCCGCATCACCGACGACGACACCCTGCACATGCGGGTGGGCCTGGCCGACCTGCCCGCCCGGATCGAGCTGACCGGACTCCCGGACGACGCGGACGGCGACCTCCAGATCCCGTCGCCCCGCCCGCTGGCCCGCACCGTGCCGGTGGCGCTGCACCTGACCGAGCTGGGGGTGCTCGGGCTGACCGGCCCGCGGCACGCCTCCCGGGCACTGGCCCGCTGGATGGTCGCCCAGGCCGCGGTCCAGCACAGCCCCCGCGACCTGGCGATCGTGGTGCTGTCGGCCGAGCCGGACGCCGCCGAGCACTGGAACTGGGTGCGCTGGCTCCCGCACTGCGCCCCGCACGCCGGGGAGGAGTGCCTGGCGCTGGTCGGCACCGACCCCGAGTCCGTCGCCCACCGGGTCACCGAGCTGGCCATCCGCATCACCGAACGCCGCCGCGCCCGCCGGCACGCCCCCGGCCTGCTCGGCGGCGGTACGGCCACCGGGACGCCGGACGTCCCCTACAACATCCTCGTCGTGCTGGACGGGGCGCGGGCGCTGCGCCGGGTGCCGGGGATGCCGCACGTGCTGGCGCGCGGCCCCGAGTACGGCGTGTACGCGGTCTGCATCGACGACGAGGAGCGCATGCTGCCCGAGGAGTGCGCCGCCGTCGCCTCCTGGGCCTCCCCCGACACCCTGCGGCTGCGCGGCTGCGACCTGGAGGCCGTCGGCCCGGTGCTCGCCGACCAGGTCTCGGTGGCATGGGCGGAACGGGTGGCCCGCGCGCTCGCCCCGATCCGCGACGTGTCCCGCGAGGACGCCGCCGAGGCCGTGCCCGTGCAGGCCCGGCTGCTGGACCTGCTGGGGATGCCCGACCCGACGCCCGGCCACGTCCAGGACGCCTGGGCGGCCACCGGCGGGCGGTCCACCCGGGTGCCGATCGGGATCGCCGCGGACGGGCCGTTCCACGTCGACCTGCGCGCGGACGGGCCGCACGGGCTGGTCGCCGGGACCACCGGGGCGGGCAAGTCGGAGCTGCTGCAGACCCTGATCGCGGCGCTGGCGGTGGCCAACCGGCCGGACGAGATGACGTTCGTGCTGGTCGACTACAAGGGCGGCGCGGCGTTCAAGGACTGCGCCGGGCTGCCGCACACCGTGGGCATGGTCACCGACCTGGACGGCCATCTGACCGAGCGGGCGCTGCAGTCGCTGGCCGCCGAGCTGCGCCGCCGCGAGGAGATCCTGCTGGCGGCCGGGGCCAAGGACATCGACGACTACGCCGGCCTGCGGTCCCGGGCCGCCGCGCAGCCCGCCGGCCGCTACGCCCGGCCGGGCGCGGCGGCGGCCCCGCACCGGGACGTGACGCTGCCGCCGCTGCCCCGGCTGGTGCTGGTGATCGACGAGTTCGCGGCGCTGGCGGCGGAGCTGCCGGAGTTCGTGGCCGGGCTGGTGGACATCGGGCGGCGGGGCCGTTCGCTGGGGGTGCACCTGATCCTGGCCACCCAGCGGCCGGCGGGCGTGGTGACCGCCGACATCCGCGCCAACACCAACCTGCGGATCGCGCTGCGGGTCACCGATCCGGACGAGTCGGTGGACGTGATCGACTCCCCGGAGGCCGCCGACATCCCGCCGTCCGCGCCGGGCCGCTGCTACGTGCGGTCGGGCACCGCCGCCCCGCAGGCGGTGCAGTCGGCGCGCATCGGAGGCCGCCGTCCGGCGTCCCGCAAGGGCGCGCCCCTGTCCAAGAGCACGGGGACGCCGTCGGTGCGGGCCGTCCCGTGGGACCTGCTCGGCCGCCCGCTGCCCTCGGCGGGCGAACCGGCCGACGACCCGGAGACGATCACCGACCTGGCCGTGCTGGTCGGCGCGGTCCGGGAGGCCGCCGCCCGCGCCGGGATCCCGCCGCAGCGCTCGCCCTGGCTGGACCCGCTGCCGGAACGGATCCGGGTGTCGCTGCGGACCGCCGCCGGGGGCTCGGTGGTGGACGTCCCGCCGATCGAGTTCGGCGTGACCGACCTGCCGGAGACCCAGTCGCGGCAGGCGCTCGCGCTGGACCTGTCGCGCGGCGGGCACCTGTACGTGGCGGGGGCGGCCCAGTCCGGGCGGTCCACGGCGCTGCGCACCCTGGCGGGCTCGCTGGCGTCGGCGGCCTCCCCCTACGACGTGCACCTGTACGCGATCGACTGCGGCGGGGGCGGGCTGCTGCCGCTGGTGTCCCTCCCCCACTGCGGCGCGGTCGTCTCCCGCGACCAGCTCGACCGCTGCGAACGGCTGCTGGCGGCGTTGTCGGCGGAGGTCGCGCGGCGGCAGCAGCTGCTGGCCGAGGCGGGCTTCGCGACGCTGGCCGAGCAGCGGGCCGCCGTGGCGCCGTCGGACCGGCTGCCGTGGATGGTGCTGCTGCTGGACCGCTGGGAGGGGTTCCTGGGGGCCTTCGAGCACTACGACTACGGGCGGCTGGTGGACGTGTTCGTCCGGCTGCTCCGCGAGGGGGCGGCGGTCGGGCTGCGCGCGGTCGTCACCGGCGACCGGACGGGGCTGGGCGGGCAGGTGTCCACGGTGTTCGACCGGCGGCTGGTGCTGCGGATGGCCGACCCCATGGACTACGGCTATGCGGGCCTGCAGGAACGCCAGGTGCCCGCGTACATGCCGCCGGGCCGGGCGCTGGAGCACACCGGTCCCGGCCGTCCGGTGCGCGAGTCGCAGATCGGGCTGCTGGCCGACGACCCGGCCGGGACCGCGCAGGTCGCGGCGCTGCAGAAGATCGCCCGCGGGTGCGGCGAACGGTACGGCCGGATGCCGCGCCGGCTGGGCCCGCTGCACGTGGACGAGCTGCCGGTCCGGGTGACCGCGCGGGAGGCGCTGGTGCTGGACCCGGACTTCACGGCCCCGTCGGCGCTGTGGGCGCTGGTGGGCGTCGGCGGGGACACCCTCGGGCCGGTGGGCGTGGACCTGCTGAACGAGGGGCCGGGTTTCGTGGTCGCGGGGCCGCCGCGGTCGGGGCGTTCCACGACGTTGCTGACGATCGTGCACTCGCTGCTGGATCCGGCGGTGGGCGGGGGGCTCGTCCCGGTGCTGCTGCTGGCGCCGCGCCGTTCGCCGCTGCGGGACCTGGCCGGGCGTCCGGGGGTCCTCGGGGTGCTGGGCGCCGACGCCACCGAGGACGAACTGCTGGAGGCGATCGGCGACGAGCACCGCTACGTCGTGGTCGCCGACGACGCCGAACTGCTGGACGAGACCGACCTGGACGACGCGCTGCGCGGGGTGCTGCGCACCGCCCGCGACGGGGAGCACGCCGTCGTCATCGGCGGCACCACCGAGGACCTGGGCCGCGGTTACCGGGGCTTCCTGGCCGACGCCCGCCGCTCCCGTTCCGGCGTGCTGCTGTCGGCGACCTCCCCCGACGACGGCGAACTGTTCGGCCTGCGCCTCCCGCGCAACGCGGCCCTGTCCGGGCCGACCGGCCGGGCCCTCCTGGTCCTCACCGGCACGGCGGCCCCCATCCAGGTGGCCCTCCCGCTCGAGTCCTGA
- a CDS encoding TetR/AcrR family transcriptional regulator, which yields MNRSRTARERVRAEITREIVEIARRHLATEGAAGLSLRAVAREMGMASSAVYRYFPSKDDLLTTLIIDGYNSLGRAVEHADAGRDPADHGGRWQAACLAIRAWALARPHEYALLYGSPVPGYRAPEDTVAPAMRDTLVIGRIITDAHRAGVLAVPPGGPAAFEGGMAADVARVRELIMPEVPEETAARAVTAVAGVYGWVSFELFGQFQNAIEDREAFFRHSVAALGALIGLPAPVGESAA from the coding sequence ATGAACCGCAGCCGCACCGCCCGGGAACGGGTCCGCGCCGAGATCACCCGGGAGATCGTCGAGATCGCCCGGCGGCATCTGGCCACCGAGGGCGCGGCCGGGCTGTCGCTGCGCGCGGTGGCCCGCGAGATGGGCATGGCCTCCTCGGCGGTCTACCGCTACTTCCCCAGCAAGGACGACCTGCTCACGACGCTGATCATCGACGGCTACAACTCCCTGGGCCGGGCCGTCGAGCACGCCGACGCCGGCCGCGACCCCGCCGACCACGGCGGGCGCTGGCAGGCCGCCTGCCTGGCGATCCGGGCCTGGGCCCTGGCCCGTCCGCACGAGTACGCCCTGCTGTACGGCTCCCCGGTCCCCGGCTACCGCGCCCCCGAGGACACCGTCGCCCCGGCCATGCGCGACACCCTCGTCATCGGCCGCATCATCACCGACGCCCACCGGGCCGGCGTCCTGGCCGTCCCGCCCGGCGGGCCCGCCGCGTTCGAGGGCGGGATGGCGGCGGACGTGGCCCGGGTGCGGGAGCTGATCATGCCCGAGGTGCCGGAGGAGACGGCGGCGCGGGCGGTGACCGCGGTGGCCGGCGTGTACGGATGGGTGAGCTTCGAGCTGTTCGGCCAGTTCCAGAACGCGATCGAGGACCGGGAGGCGTTCTTCCGGCACAGCGTGGCCGCGCTGGGGGCGCTCATCGGCCTGCCCGCCCCGGTGGGAGAATCGGCGGCATGA
- a CDS encoding YbaK/EbsC family protein produces the protein MIGDLDWTPAADRPDLLAEPVRAALAGPDAAVPEALVAEIAPELADTAAFCERYAVPPESSANCVVVAARRGGETQLAACMVLATHRADVNGVIRRRLGARKASFAPMDEATGLTGMEYGGITPVGLPAGWPILVDELVAAQPRVVVGSGVRRSKLLLPGRALTGLPGAEVVALSRPLG, from the coding sequence ATGATCGGTGACCTCGACTGGACCCCCGCCGCCGACCGCCCCGACCTGCTGGCCGAACCGGTCCGCGCCGCGCTCGCCGGACCGGACGCCGCCGTCCCGGAGGCGCTGGTGGCCGAGATCGCCCCCGAGCTCGCCGACACCGCAGCGTTCTGCGAACGGTACGCGGTGCCGCCGGAGTCCTCCGCCAACTGCGTGGTCGTCGCGGCCAGGCGCGGCGGCGAGACGCAACTGGCCGCCTGCATGGTGCTGGCCACCCACCGCGCCGACGTCAACGGGGTGATCCGCAGGCGCCTGGGGGCGCGCAAGGCGTCGTTCGCGCCGATGGACGAGGCCACCGGCCTGACCGGGATGGAGTACGGCGGGATCACCCCGGTCGGGCTGCCGGCCGGATGGCCGATCCTGGTGGACGAGCTGGTCGCCGCGCAGCCGCGGGTCGTGGTGGGCAGCGGGGTGCGACGGTCCAAGCTGCTGCTGCCCGGCCGGGCGCTGACCGGGCTGCCGGGCGCGGAGGTGGTCGCGCTGTCCCGGCCCCTGGGCTGA
- a CDS encoding CpaF family protein, translating into MDHALVKRLRQEVGDRLATQRRLDAASGLPPMSPEDERQFARALISQVLEEYARAELTSGRRPPSAEEEEALAAGVHAALFGVGRLQPLLEDPEIENIDVNGCDRVFIGYADGREVMGEPVADSDEELVELIQILAAYSGLSSRPFDTANPQLDLRLPDGSRLSAVMDVTVRPALSIRRARLGKVFLSDLVGNGTLSPELGRFLRAAVLARKNIMIAGATNAGKTTLLRALANEIPPHERLITVERALELGLDAFPDLHPNVVAFEQRLPNSEGQGAISMAELVRRSLRMNPSRVIVGEVLGDEIVTMLNAMTQGNDGSLSTIHANSSMEVFNRIATYAIQATERLPVEATHMLIAGAIDFVVFIEKRNDYTRGGRLRRFVSSVREVTGCDQRVLSSEVFAMGPEGYAVPAAPVSCADELAEFGYDPVPGGGW; encoded by the coding sequence GTGGACCACGCGCTGGTCAAGCGGCTGCGCCAGGAGGTCGGGGACCGGCTGGCCACCCAGCGCAGGCTGGACGCCGCCAGCGGGCTGCCGCCGATGTCGCCCGAGGACGAACGGCAGTTCGCCCGGGCGCTGATCTCCCAGGTGCTGGAGGAGTACGCGCGGGCCGAGCTGACCTCCGGCCGCCGCCCGCCCAGTGCCGAAGAGGAGGAGGCGCTGGCCGCCGGGGTGCACGCCGCCCTGTTCGGGGTGGGCCGTCTCCAGCCGCTGCTGGAGGACCCGGAGATCGAGAACATCGACGTCAACGGCTGCGACCGGGTGTTCATCGGGTACGCCGACGGCCGCGAGGTGATGGGCGAGCCGGTCGCCGACTCCGACGAGGAACTGGTCGAGCTGATCCAGATCCTGGCCGCCTACTCGGGGCTGTCGTCCCGGCCGTTCGACACCGCCAACCCGCAACTGGACCTGCGGCTGCCGGACGGGTCCCGGCTGTCGGCGGTGATGGACGTGACGGTGCGGCCCGCGCTGTCGATCCGGCGGGCCCGGCTGGGCAAGGTGTTCCTGTCGGACCTGGTGGGCAACGGGACGCTGTCGCCGGAGCTGGGCCGCTTCCTGCGGGCGGCGGTGCTGGCCCGCAAGAACATCATGATCGCCGGGGCCACCAACGCCGGCAAGACCACCCTGCTGCGCGCGCTGGCCAACGAGATCCCCCCGCACGAACGGCTGATCACCGTGGAGCGGGCGCTGGAGCTGGGCCTGGACGCGTTCCCCGACCTGCACCCCAACGTGGTGGCGTTCGAGCAGCGGCTGCCCAACTCCGAGGGGCAGGGCGCGATCTCGATGGCCGAGCTGGTGCGCCGGTCGCTGCGGATGAACCCGTCCCGGGTGATCGTCGGCGAGGTGCTCGGCGACGAGATCGTCACCATGCTCAACGCGATGACCCAGGGCAACGACGGCTCGCTGTCGACCATCCACGCCAACTCCTCGATGGAGGTCTTCAACCGGATCGCCACCTACGCCATCCAGGCCACCGAGCGGCTGCCGGTCGAGGCCACCCACATGCTGATCGCCGGGGCCATCGACTTCGTGGTGTTCATCGAGAAGCGCAACGACTACACCCGCGGCGGGCGGCTGCGCCGGTTCGTCTCCAGCGTCCGCGAGGTCACCGGCTGCGACCAGCGGGTGCTGTCGTCGGAGGTCTTCGCGATGGGCCCGGAGGGGTACGCGGTGCCGGCCGCGCCCGTCTCCTGCGCCGACGAGCTGGCCGAGTTCGGCTACGACCCGGTGCCGGGGGGTGGCTGGTGA